From the Maioricimonas rarisocia genome, one window contains:
- a CDS encoding ABC transporter permease codes for MSSVTVSLSSDEHRADGPANGSAAPETTGAVTADGHPVALQVRDLIKEYDLAGEPLRVLKGINLEVPEGDYVAIMGPSGSGKSTFLNLLGCLDKPTDGEYWIGSDDVAKLDDDALAAIRAERIGFVFQAYNLVTQLTVLENIATPLAYRGGVTAEDHARVRELAEMVGLGERLDHRPTQLSGGQQQRAGIARSLINSPQFILADEATGNLDSVTTEEILDLLDRLNAAGVTIVMVTHEEEVAQRTRRIVRLRDGVIESDKRLRPPAVRPEEAEHVEPSKKRAGGWQLRERVQDVKLGIKNLWLHPMRSLLTVLGIFIGVASVIWLLAIGEGISEQAQKQIAELGADNVIIRSRRPPSEQTGGQRILYGLTERDCERLAEAIPNVERAVPVREASGRRFRYAQQSMRGEVIGCTPLYREMNRLEIARGRFISDVDVDERKNVCVLSAEVAQELFRQNDPIGRSLRIDHDYYRVVGVLKSRENFQGIDGEMKGQRFSDNAYIPLETFWSRISDRDLKGSGGGLAVTQISLKLKDQNEALATGEAVRQFLDRTHRFEDYTITVPLELLEQARSTRLMFIALMGMIAAISLVVGGIGIMNIMLATVTERTREIGIRRALGARRNDITRQFLIETIILSTVGGLTGIIGGLTCAPLLVAVRDLIQEKFPEMAANMPEAIRDVAPIVVPWSIPLACGIAVMIGVVFGLYPARRAARMNPIDALRHVG; via the coding sequence ATGTCGTCAGTGACCGTATCCCTCAGCAGCGACGAACATCGCGCCGACGGTCCGGCGAATGGAAGTGCTGCGCCGGAAACGACCGGTGCAGTGACAGCCGACGGTCACCCGGTCGCACTGCAGGTTCGCGATCTGATCAAGGAATACGACCTGGCCGGCGAGCCGCTGCGGGTCCTCAAGGGAATCAACCTCGAGGTTCCCGAGGGGGACTACGTGGCCATCATGGGCCCGTCCGGCTCTGGCAAGAGTACGTTTCTGAACCTGCTCGGCTGCCTCGACAAACCGACTGACGGTGAGTACTGGATCGGCAGCGACGACGTCGCGAAGCTCGACGACGATGCCCTCGCCGCCATCCGGGCCGAACGGATCGGTTTCGTCTTCCAGGCGTATAACCTGGTCACGCAGCTGACCGTTCTCGAGAATATCGCCACACCGCTCGCCTACCGCGGGGGCGTCACGGCCGAAGATCATGCCCGCGTTCGCGAACTCGCCGAAATGGTCGGGCTTGGCGAGCGGCTGGATCACCGGCCGACGCAGCTTTCCGGCGGACAGCAGCAGCGGGCCGGCATCGCCCGCAGCCTGATCAACTCGCCGCAATTCATCCTCGCCGACGAAGCAACCGGAAACCTCGATTCGGTCACCACCGAAGAGATCCTCGATCTGCTGGACCGGCTCAACGCCGCCGGCGTGACCATCGTGATGGTCACCCACGAAGAAGAGGTCGCCCAGCGGACCCGACGCATCGTGCGGCTCCGCGACGGCGTTATCGAATCGGACAAGCGTCTGCGGCCCCCGGCGGTCCGGCCCGAAGAAGCTGAGCACGTCGAGCCATCGAAGAAGCGGGCGGGTGGCTGGCAGCTCCGAGAGCGGGTCCAGGACGTCAAGCTGGGGATCAAGAACCTCTGGCTGCATCCGATGCGGTCGCTGCTGACCGTGCTGGGGATCTTCATCGGCGTCGCCAGCGTCATCTGGCTGCTGGCGATCGGAGAAGGGATCAGCGAGCAGGCTCAGAAGCAGATCGCCGAACTCGGGGCCGACAATGTCATCATCCGGTCCCGCCGTCCTCCCAGCGAACAGACCGGCGGGCAACGCATCCTGTACGGGTTAACCGAACGGGACTGTGAACGGCTGGCCGAGGCCATTCCCAACGTCGAGCGGGCGGTTCCGGTTCGTGAGGCGTCGGGACGCCGGTTCCGGTACGCGCAGCAGTCGATGCGGGGCGAGGTGATCGGCTGTACGCCGCTCTACAGGGAGATGAACCGTCTCGAGATCGCACGGGGCCGCTTCATCAGCGATGTCGACGTCGACGAACGCAAGAACGTCTGCGTGCTCTCGGCCGAAGTGGCTCAGGAACTGTTCCGCCAGAATGATCCCATTGGTCGCTCGCTGCGAATCGATCACGACTACTACCGCGTCGTCGGCGTCCTCAAGAGTCGCGAGAACTTCCAGGGAATCGACGGCGAGATGAAGGGGCAGCGTTTCTCCGACAACGCCTACATCCCGCTGGAGACCTTCTGGAGTCGGATCTCCGACCGGGATCTGAAGGGGAGCGGCGGTGGGCTGGCCGTCACGCAGATCTCCCTGAAGCTCAAGGATCAGAACGAAGCCCTGGCGACCGGAGAAGCGGTCCGTCAGTTCCTGGATCGCACGCACCGCTTCGAAGACTACACCATCACCGTGCCGCTCGAACTGCTCGAGCAGGCGCGCAGCACACGGCTGATGTTCATCGCCCTGATGGGCATGATTGCGGCCATCTCACTCGTGGTGGGCGGGATCGGGATTATGAACATCATGCTCGCCACCGTGACCGAACGGACACGTGAGATCGGCATCCGCCGGGCACTCGGAGCACGCCGCAACGACATTACCCGCCAGTTCCTCATCGAAACGATCATCCTGTCGACGGTCGGAGGGCTGACGGGAATCATCGGCGGCCTCACCTGTGCCCCGCTGCTGGTCGCTGTGCGGGATCTGATCCAGGAGAAGTTTCCCGAGATGGCTGCCAACATGCCCGAGGCGATTCGCGACGTCGCTCCGATCGTGGTCCCCTGGTCGATTCCGCTGGCGTGTGGCATTGCCGTGATGATTGGAGTCGTCTTCGGCCTGTATCCGGCACGTCGTGCCGCTCGCATGAACCCGATCGACGCGCTGCGTCATGTCGGGTAG
- the feoB gene encoding ferrous iron transport protein B, translated as MSATAPSPESAATDQLTVVLIGNPNTGKSTLFNALSGMQARIGNFPGVTVEKKTGRYRDKQGEITLVDLPGTYSLSPRSADEMVSVDVMLGRVPDVGRPDAVVCIVDASNLERNLYLFSQVRDLDIPVVLVLNMWDLATRRGVTIDVDALRERLGVPIVTTSAHRRHGMDELRSAIREAAARERIAPDRVFPQTFYEEVERLQGWLTERDREGVPTYLLERMLFDIGGESEHRFAQSTSDELPAYLQEARARLAENGCRVPAAETKHRYAWIREQLDGIVTRTETDTLTASDRIDRVITHRVWGLLFFAGLMFLVFQAIYNWAGPFMELIEGGQEIVAGTIQGAMPPGMLRSLLIDGVVAGVGGVIVFLPQICFLFLFIAILEDCGYMARAAFLMDKLMTRLGLSGKSFVPLMSSFACAIPGVMATRVIENRRDRMVTILVAPLMSCSARLPVYLLLIATFVPATALGGWGQGLALFAMHLVGALVAIPVAWILRKTFFKGETPPFVMELPAYKWPSPRVVLHRVYDRGMAFVTRAGTLIFCTTVLVWAAGYFPGDHTELQAVTAEIEQLEEAAPLDEAGEERLAELAQAQQRLSGQLIETSYLGRIGHAIEPVVRPLGWDWRIGVGAIASFPAREVIIATLGTIYSLGGDVDEEDPGLRQSIRNATWPDGRPVYNVPVAFSIMVFFALCAQCAATLMVIRRETNSWGWPIFTFTYMTLLAYVAALATYQIGMLLMA; from the coding sequence ATGTCCGCGACTGCGCCCTCGCCAGAATCTGCTGCCACCGACCAGCTGACCGTCGTGCTGATCGGCAATCCCAACACCGGCAAGAGCACGCTGTTCAACGCGCTGTCCGGCATGCAGGCACGGATCGGCAACTTTCCCGGCGTCACGGTCGAAAAGAAGACGGGCCGCTACCGGGACAAGCAGGGCGAAATCACCCTCGTCGACCTGCCCGGAACCTACAGCCTCTCGCCCCGATCTGCCGACGAGATGGTCTCCGTCGACGTCATGCTCGGCCGCGTCCCCGACGTCGGCCGTCCCGACGCGGTCGTCTGCATCGTCGATGCCTCCAACCTCGAACGAAATCTGTACCTGTTCAGCCAGGTGCGGGATCTCGACATCCCCGTCGTGCTCGTGCTGAACATGTGGGATCTCGCCACCCGCCGCGGCGTCACGATCGATGTCGATGCATTGCGGGAACGGCTTGGCGTGCCGATTGTCACAACGTCGGCCCACCGCCGACATGGGATGGACGAATTGCGGTCGGCCATTCGCGAAGCAGCCGCCCGCGAGCGGATTGCTCCCGACCGCGTCTTCCCTCAGACGTTCTACGAAGAAGTCGAGCGACTGCAGGGATGGCTCACCGAACGTGACCGCGAGGGCGTCCCCACCTATCTGCTCGAACGGATGCTGTTCGACATCGGAGGCGAAAGCGAGCACCGCTTCGCTCAGTCCACGTCCGACGAGCTTCCGGCCTATCTGCAGGAAGCCCGCGCGCGACTGGCCGAGAACGGCTGCCGTGTGCCGGCCGCAGAAACCAAACATCGCTACGCCTGGATTCGCGAGCAGCTTGACGGCATCGTCACGCGGACCGAAACCGACACGCTGACTGCCAGCGACCGCATCGACCGCGTCATCACCCACCGGGTGTGGGGACTGCTGTTCTTCGCCGGGCTGATGTTCCTGGTCTTCCAGGCGATCTACAACTGGGCCGGCCCCTTCATGGAGCTGATCGAGGGCGGTCAGGAGATCGTGGCCGGCACGATTCAGGGTGCGATGCCGCCCGGAATGCTCCGCAGCCTGCTGATCGACGGCGTGGTGGCGGGTGTGGGGGGCGTGATCGTCTTCCTGCCGCAGATCTGCTTTCTGTTTCTGTTCATCGCGATCCTCGAAGACTGCGGCTACATGGCCCGGGCCGCGTTCCTGATGGACAAGCTGATGACGCGGCTGGGGCTGAGCGGCAAATCGTTCGTCCCGCTGATGTCGTCGTTCGCGTGTGCCATCCCCGGCGTGATGGCGACGCGCGTCATCGAGAACCGCCGCGACCGCATGGTGACGATCCTCGTGGCCCCGCTGATGAGCTGCTCGGCCCGGTTGCCGGTCTACCTGCTGCTGATCGCGACGTTCGTTCCGGCAACCGCTCTGGGGGGATGGGGACAGGGACTGGCCCTGTTCGCGATGCACCTGGTCGGAGCTCTGGTGGCGATCCCCGTCGCCTGGATCCTGCGGAAAACGTTCTTCAAGGGAGAGACGCCGCCGTTCGTCATGGAACTGCCCGCCTACAAATGGCCGTCGCCTCGCGTCGTACTGCACCGCGTGTACGACCGGGGAATGGCATTCGTCACGCGGGCGGGGACGCTGATCTTCTGCACGACCGTCCTCGTCTGGGCCGCCGGGTACTTCCCGGGTGACCACACCGAGCTGCAGGCGGTTACTGCGGAGATCGAACAGCTCGAAGAAGCCGCCCCCCTGGACGAGGCAGGCGAAGAACGACTTGCCGAACTGGCCCAGGCACAGCAGCGCCTTAGTGGTCAGCTGATCGAAACCAGCTATCTGGGTCGGATCGGACACGCGATCGAACCGGTCGTCCGCCCGCTCGGATGGGACTGGCGGATCGGCGTCGGTGCCATCGCGTCCTTCCCGGCACGGGAGGTGATCATCGCGACACTGGGAACCATCTACAGTCTTGGCGGCGACGTCGATGAGGAAGACCCCGGCCTGAGGCAATCCATCCGAAATGCGACCTGGCCCGATGGACGCCCCGTCTACAATGTCCCTGTCGCGTTTTCCATCATGGTCTTTTTCGCGCTGTGTGCGCAGTGTGCGGCCACGCTGATGGTCATCCGTCGCGAGACCAACAGCTGGGGCTGGCCGATCTTCACGTTTACGTACATGACGCTGCTCGCCTATGTGGCGGCGCTGGCCACGTACCAGATCGGCATGCTCCTGATGGCATGA
- a CDS encoding efflux RND transporter periplasmic adaptor subunit, protein MKTRPKYLRSCAPPSGDASRRGRSAPVVLVLLVIILTGVMFLFEPSESENVLAGTQALTAVVEQGPFHHEIVERGEVESPNAVEIRCEVKSRSSGGTTILEIVPEGTYVEKGDFLARLDDSSLQTELLQQQIVCNNSEAQVIQSRSELEAAKLALEEYEAGMFDQEEEQLESFELIAKENLRRAQEYLQYSERLAERGYVSDVQLEADRFAVEKAQKELDVARKKLEVLRKYTRQKMINQLQANIDTAEANLKSRENSYQLELQQLKEIEQQLENCVIRAPSAGQVVYAKHSRTQEVVVGEGMSVRELQVMFQLPDPKNMSVLAKVHESRIDYVRPGMQAVIRLDAFSNVEMTGTVKKVGEYPLPPANSYVAHVKEYAVEIAIENPTGEVRPGMNAEVALQVEHQDEALLVPVQAVIEREGRHYCMLPGEDRDNAVSIREVAIGSTNEKFVLVEQGLDEGETVIVNPETFADELDLNQAVTLPVVNAAPQPSERLVDNRKSDGHLAN, encoded by the coding sequence ATGAAGACGCGCCCGAAGTACCTTCGATCCTGCGCGCCGCCATCCGGCGATGCCTCGCGCAGGGGCCGGTCTGCTCCCGTCGTCCTGGTTCTGCTTGTGATCATCCTCACCGGGGTGATGTTTCTGTTCGAGCCGTCCGAGAGTGAGAACGTCCTTGCCGGCACGCAGGCACTGACTGCGGTCGTCGAGCAGGGCCCGTTTCATCACGAAATCGTCGAGCGGGGTGAGGTCGAAAGCCCCAACGCGGTCGAGATCCGGTGTGAGGTAAAGTCCCGCTCGTCGGGTGGAACGACCATCCTCGAAATCGTCCCGGAAGGCACGTACGTCGAGAAGGGAGACTTCCTGGCCCGGCTCGATGACTCTTCGCTTCAGACCGAACTGCTGCAGCAGCAGATCGTCTGCAACAACAGCGAAGCGCAGGTCATTCAGTCCCGCTCGGAACTCGAAGCGGCAAAGCTCGCCCTCGAAGAATACGAAGCGGGGATGTTCGACCAGGAAGAAGAACAGCTCGAGAGCTTTGAGCTGATCGCCAAGGAGAACCTGCGGCGGGCCCAGGAATACCTGCAGTACAGCGAGCGACTCGCCGAGCGCGGTTACGTCTCCGACGTGCAGCTCGAAGCCGATCGCTTCGCTGTCGAGAAGGCCCAGAAGGAACTCGACGTCGCCCGCAAGAAGCTGGAAGTGCTTCGCAAGTACACGCGGCAGAAGATGATCAACCAGCTGCAGGCGAACATCGACACCGCCGAGGCGAATCTGAAGTCCCGCGAGAACTCGTATCAGCTCGAACTGCAGCAGCTCAAGGAAATCGAGCAGCAACTGGAGAACTGCGTGATCCGGGCCCCGAGCGCCGGCCAGGTCGTATACGCCAAACACAGCCGCACGCAGGAAGTCGTCGTCGGCGAGGGAATGTCGGTGCGCGAACTGCAGGTGATGTTCCAGTTGCCCGATCCGAAAAACATGAGCGTCCTCGCCAAGGTGCACGAGTCCCGGATCGACTACGTTCGTCCCGGCATGCAGGCGGTCATTCGCCTCGACGCGTTCTCGAACGTCGAGATGACCGGCACCGTGAAGAAAGTCGGCGAGTATCCGCTCCCCCCCGCCAACTCCTACGTGGCACACGTGAAGGAATATGCGGTCGAGATCGCGATCGAGAATCCGACCGGCGAAGTCCGCCCGGGCATGAACGCCGAGGTCGCCCTGCAGGTCGAACATCAGGATGAAGCGCTGCTCGTGCCGGTCCAGGCGGTCATCGAGCGGGAAGGCCGGCACTACTGCATGCTGCCCGGCGAAGACCGCGACAATGCCGTCAGCATTCGCGAAGTGGCGATCGGATCGACCAACGAGAAATTCGTGCTGGTCGAACAGGGTCTGGACGAAGGGGAAACGGTCATCGTGAACCCCGAGACGTTCGCCGATGAACTCGACCTGAACCAGGCTGTGACGCTCCCTGTGGTCAATGCCGCCCCACAGCCGTCTGAGCGGCTGGTCGACAACCGGAAATCGGACGGCCACCTCGCGAACTGA
- a CDS encoding TolC family protein, with amino-acid sequence MVVRGTLVEVFCHLSQGRQGGAFALCAALFAGLLTVAGCTRSHYREQADIEVYHAIADKADSPKWPLTDAGITPGPESRLFDPFDPDHPPLPPDDPAAHKLMHVVDCKEGYKHWHKNGDAPAVEFPTWRNWLVYDSEGQVVLDLPTTVDVAYRNSREYQRALENLYLSALDVTFERFRFDAQFFAGTGTTWTADGQSRPGSGGRSLSELAVLNDAEVRKLTSSGGEFVVGLANSLVWQFSGPNEDLFRTVLDFSLVQPLLRFGGRAVVLERLTQSERDLLANVRQMFQFRQGFFIDVVTGRNSGEAPTRTGRIGANGLGLLAGFPSGRTGTASAGGLFGLLQDQQEIRNQQANVAGLRSSLLQLEAVFEAGRINRLQVDQARQALYNAQSSLLTAQAAYESRLDAFKITLGLPPALDVVISDPLLKRFELIDPNNTLLQEAAVRIVDRFADPDWTGDAASLEQVRIDLLALRPEIEAQLDVARGDIETLRERLPDREARLNSLQTREEVTEGDLDPEIYRVDIMRERVEQVAANAGLLQNRLEALWAELDLLSETLPELDTRTAQQRLRSVATRLSGLLLELSLDQASTRLESITLTPIRLDSEDAFEIARMNRLDWMNARARVVDAWRQIEVDANALKSDLNVTVSGDIQTKGDNPIRFRSDTGRLRLGVEFDSPITRVAERNLYRETLIEYQRARRDYMLFEDRISQSLRNTLRIVELSQLNFELRRGAVRVAIAQVDQARLRLNEPAKPGAQSQFSATTARDLVSALRDLLDAQNDFLNTWVNYEVLRMLLQFELGLIQLDERGVWIDPGPLDMEGLSVESAPEELPPPLPALEDPPVQAPGPDLPPAPELDATD; translated from the coding sequence GTGGTAGTCCGTGGAACGCTCGTGGAAGTCTTCTGTCATTTGTCGCAGGGCCGGCAGGGCGGTGCATTCGCCCTCTGCGCAGCCCTTTTCGCAGGGCTGCTGACTGTCGCCGGCTGCACCCGCTCGCACTACCGCGAGCAGGCCGACATCGAGGTCTACCACGCGATCGCCGACAAGGCGGACAGCCCCAAATGGCCGCTGACCGACGCCGGCATCACGCCCGGTCCCGAGTCACGGCTGTTCGATCCGTTCGACCCGGATCACCCACCGCTGCCTCCCGACGACCCGGCTGCTCACAAGCTGATGCACGTCGTCGACTGCAAGGAAGGCTACAAGCACTGGCACAAGAACGGCGATGCTCCCGCCGTCGAGTTCCCCACCTGGCGGAACTGGCTCGTCTACGACAGCGAAGGACAGGTCGTTCTCGACCTGCCCACCACCGTCGATGTTGCCTATCGCAACTCGCGTGAATATCAGCGAGCCCTCGAGAACCTGTATCTCTCGGCTCTCGACGTCACATTCGAACGGTTCCGGTTCGACGCACAATTCTTTGCGGGCACGGGGACGACCTGGACCGCGGATGGTCAGTCCCGGCCGGGAAGCGGGGGACGCTCGCTCAGCGAACTGGCCGTTCTCAATGATGCCGAGGTCCGCAAACTGACTTCCTCCGGCGGCGAATTCGTGGTCGGCCTGGCGAACTCACTGGTCTGGCAGTTCTCCGGCCCGAACGAAGATCTGTTTCGCACGGTACTCGACTTCAGCCTGGTGCAGCCGCTGCTCCGTTTCGGCGGTCGGGCGGTCGTACTCGAACGACTGACTCAGAGCGAGCGGGACCTGCTTGCGAACGTCCGCCAGATGTTTCAGTTCCGGCAGGGCTTCTTCATCGACGTTGTCACCGGTCGCAACAGCGGCGAGGCACCCACCCGGACCGGTCGCATCGGTGCCAACGGACTCGGACTGCTGGCCGGCTTCCCTTCGGGACGAACGGGAACCGCTTCGGCAGGTGGCCTGTTCGGACTGCTGCAGGATCAGCAGGAGATCCGCAACCAGCAAGCCAATGTGGCCGGACTGCGATCCAGCCTGCTGCAACTGGAAGCCGTCTTCGAAGCTGGTCGCATCAATCGTCTGCAGGTCGATCAGGCACGTCAGGCACTGTACAACGCGCAGAGCAGTCTGTTGACCGCGCAGGCCGCTTACGAATCGCGGCTGGACGCCTTCAAGATCACGCTGGGTCTGCCGCCGGCACTCGATGTCGTGATCAGCGATCCGCTCCTCAAACGATTCGAGCTGATCGATCCCAACAATACGCTGCTGCAGGAAGCGGCAGTGCGGATCGTCGATCGCTTCGCCGATCCGGACTGGACCGGAGACGCTGCCAGCCTCGAGCAGGTCCGCATCGATCTGCTGGCACTGCGTCCCGAGATCGAAGCGCAGCTGGACGTCGCGCGGGGCGACATCGAGACTCTGCGTGAGCGACTGCCCGATCGGGAAGCCCGCCTGAACTCCCTGCAGACCCGCGAAGAAGTCACCGAAGGGGATCTCGACCCGGAGATCTACCGCGTCGACATCATGCGCGAGCGTGTCGAACAGGTCGCCGCGAATGCCGGACTGCTGCAGAACCGGCTGGAGGCGCTGTGGGCGGAACTCGACCTGCTCAGCGAGACACTTCCCGAACTCGACACCCGCACCGCGCAGCAGCGGCTGCGCAGCGTCGCCACCAGACTCTCGGGTCTGCTGCTCGAACTTTCCCTGGATCAGGCTTCGACCCGGTTGGAATCGATCACGCTTACTCCGATCCGGCTCGATTCGGAAGACGCTTTCGAGATTGCCCGCATGAACCGGCTCGACTGGATGAACGCCCGGGCCCGGGTCGTCGATGCCTGGAGGCAGATCGAAGTCGACGCGAATGCCCTCAAGAGCGACCTGAACGTCACCGTCAGCGGCGACATCCAGACGAAGGGTGACAACCCGATCCGCTTTCGTTCCGATACCGGCCGTCTGCGGCTGGGAGTCGAATTCGACAGCCCGATTACCCGAGTGGCGGAGCGGAACCTCTATCGCGAGACGCTCATCGAGTATCAGCGTGCCCGCCGGGATTACATGCTGTTCGAGGACCGCATTTCCCAGAGTCTTCGCAATACGCTGCGGATCGTTGAGCTGAGCCAGCTGAACTTCGAACTCCGCCGGGGTGCCGTCCGCGTCGCCATCGCACAGGTCGACCAGGCACGACTGCGATTGAACGAACCGGCCAAGCCGGGGGCACAGTCGCAGTTCAGCGCCACGACCGCCCGCGACCTTGTGTCGGCCCTTCGTGACCTGCTCGATGCCCAGAACGATTTTCTCAACACCTGGGTGAACTACGAAGTGCTCCGCATGCTGCTGCAGTTCGAGCTGGGGCTGATCCAGCTGGACGAACGGGGCGTCTGGATCGATCCGGGACCGCTCGACATGGAGGGGCTCTCGGTAGAGTCGGCCCCGGAAGAGCTGCCGCCACCGCTTCCGGCCCTTGAAGATCCCCCTGTCCAGGCTCCCGGCCCGGACCTCCCCCCGGCTCCAGAACTCGACGCAACCGACTGA
- a CDS encoding FeoA family protein: MTTELPSTQLIPLDGLREQERARVIDVDARPDVRHRLEEMGLREGTVIRLLKRGTPCILCIGDQRLSFRPEPDTFILVEPLRGY; encoded by the coding sequence GTGACCACTGAACTCCCCAGCACACAACTCATTCCCCTCGACGGGCTCCGCGAACAGGAGCGGGCCCGGGTCATCGATGTCGACGCCCGTCCGGACGTCCGGCACCGGCTCGAAGAAATGGGACTTCGCGAAGGGACCGTGATCCGCCTCCTCAAGCGCGGCACCCCCTGTATTCTCTGCATCGGCGACCAGCGACTCAGTTTTCGTCCCGAGCCGGACACCTTCATTCTCGTTGAGCCGCTCCGCGGCTACTGA
- the rho gene encoding transcription termination factor Rho, translated as MATKRTRTTKRSTRTKRVASDEKESVVDDDLTTFDFEDQDDLEFDDDDAPAGSDNGSAESSNSSAPEANASSDDSDESKDSGDKPAKRRRRRRRRSSGRDKGDSNQPSGKKNQGRQQKGGGGGGSGGGRGGQQQQRKGKFARNAPPPPEAVTSGVIEGVLELHPKGYGFLRDKDNDYGARETDAFVSSTFVEKHQLREGIMIRGEVGPGSRGQGPRLLSIDTIDGGSIEDYEQIKHFETLTPINPFEQIKLEIGAEPITMRVMDLLTPIGKGQRALIVAPPRSGKTMLLQDIANSVSINHPEIHLIVLLIDERPEEVTELRRMVRGEVIASSMDRDVESHVRISQLIHERGKRLAEAGKDCFILMDSITRTARAFNKWVGNSGRTGTGGLDVKAMDIPRKMFGTARRFDEGGSLTVAATALIDTGSRMDEAIFQEFKGTGNMELVLSRDLADRRIWPAIDISKSGTRREEKILAPEVLDGVIMLRRALVSMSPVDAMTELTRKLQMFPTNSEFLERVRSVL; from the coding sequence ATGGCGACCAAGCGCACCCGCACTACGAAACGATCGACAAGGACGAAGCGAGTGGCGAGCGATGAAAAAGAAAGCGTCGTCGACGACGATCTGACGACCTTCGACTTCGAAGACCAGGATGACCTGGAATTCGATGACGACGACGCGCCCGCCGGGAGCGACAACGGCAGTGCCGAAAGCTCCAACTCGTCTGCGCCCGAAGCGAACGCGTCTTCCGACGACAGCGACGAGAGCAAAGACTCTGGCGATAAGCCCGCCAAACGTCGTCGTCGACGTCGCCGCCGGTCCTCCGGCCGCGACAAGGGAGACTCGAACCAGCCCAGCGGCAAGAAAAATCAGGGACGACAGCAGAAGGGTGGCGGCGGCGGCGGCAGCGGTGGTGGCCGCGGCGGCCAGCAGCAGCAACGCAAAGGCAAATTTGCCCGCAACGCTCCGCCTCCCCCCGAAGCGGTCACCAGCGGCGTGATCGAGGGTGTCCTCGAGCTGCACCCCAAGGGGTACGGCTTCCTTCGCGACAAGGACAACGATTACGGCGCCCGCGAAACCGATGCGTTCGTCTCGAGTACCTTCGTCGAAAAGCATCAGCTTCGCGAAGGCATCATGATCCGCGGCGAAGTCGGCCCCGGCTCGCGTGGTCAGGGACCGCGGCTGCTGAGCATCGATACGATCGACGGCGGCAGCATCGAAGACTACGAGCAGATCAAGCACTTCGAGACGCTCACGCCCATCAACCCCTTCGAGCAGATCAAACTCGAGATCGGTGCCGAGCCGATCACCATGCGGGTGATGGACCTGCTCACGCCGATCGGCAAGGGTCAGCGGGCACTCATCGTCGCTCCGCCACGCAGCGGAAAGACGATGCTCCTGCAGGACATCGCCAATTCGGTCAGCATCAACCACCCCGAGATCCATCTCATCGTGCTGCTGATCGATGAGCGGCCGGAAGAAGTGACCGAACTCCGCCGCATGGTTCGTGGCGAAGTCATCGCGTCTTCCATGGACCGGGATGTCGAAAGCCACGTCCGCATCAGCCAGCTCATCCACGAGCGGGGCAAGCGTCTTGCCGAGGCCGGCAAGGACTGCTTCATCCTGATGGACAGCATCACGCGGACGGCCCGGGCGTTCAACAAATGGGTCGGCAACAGCGGCCGGACCGGGACCGGTGGTCTCGACGTCAAGGCGATGGACATTCCGCGAAAGATGTTCGGCACCGCCCGACGCTTCGACGAAGGGGGCTCGCTGACGGTCGCCGCCACCGCGCTGATCGACACCGGCAGCCGCATGGACGAAGCGATCTTTCAGGAGTTCAAGGGAACCGGCAACATGGAACTGGTCCTCAGCCGGGACCTTGCCGATCGCCGCATCTGGCCGGCCATCGACATCTCGAAGTCGGGCACGCGGCGGGAAGAGAAGATCCTCGCTCCCGAAGTCCTCGACGGTGTGATCATGCTTCGCCGGGCACTCGTCTCGATGAGCCCTGTCGACGCCATGACGGAACTGACGCGAAAGCTGCAGATGTTCCCCACCAACTCCGAGTTTCTCGAGCGGGTTCGCTCCGTCCTCTGA
- a CDS encoding FeoA family protein, translated as MTTLADLKLGQSARIVEINGDDGVAVRLMEMGLTDGEPIRVIGFAPLGDPIEFSLRGYRISLRSTEAARVEVEPA; from the coding sequence ATGACCACACTTGCCGACCTCAAGCTCGGACAGTCTGCCCGGATCGTCGAGATCAACGGAGATGATGGCGTCGCTGTCCGACTGATGGAAATGGGACTGACCGATGGCGAACCGATCCGGGTGATCGGGTTTGCCCCCCTGGGCGATCCCATCGAGTTCTCTTTGCGCGGATACCGGATTTCGCTTCGCTCGACCGAAGCAGCCCGCGTGGAAGTGGAACCCGCCTGA